The DNA segment ATGGCCTCGGCCCGAGTTCTCGGAAGAGGTCAACGCATACTTAAATCGCTACGGCAGTCTCAACCTAGACGACCGCCGCAGCCGGATTGGCGAGTTGGGTCGCATTCACTCGATCGACGCCCTGAGCGCCTTATGCCGCATCAGCCGCTACGATATGTCCGAAGCAATCTCTAAGGAAGCTGCCCTAGCTGCGGCCATCCAGTTCCAAGGTGCGGAAGGGGAAGAAAAAGAAAAGGTCGTCCAAATCATCAACGAGCGCATTGGCGACAGCCCTCGGACCGGCCCCAGTTGGTTGCAGATTTTCCGCCAAAGCTTAGATCAGCCAGAGGAAGCGATCCAAAAGTGGCAGCAACAAGTCGAGAACGAGATCGATTTGTTCACCACACGTCCCACGCTTACCAGCCAGCAAACGGTGCTAGACCTGGTGCGTTGGCAGGTCGATCAATTGCGTTCCGAAGGGAAGCAAGAGCAAGCCCTCGACGCGATGCGGAACGTGATCCGGATTAGCACCAAGTTTACTGAAAACGAGTTGTTCAATCTGACGACCTGGTTTCTCGATCGTAAAGGGCCTGAGATTGTTACAGAATTAGCCGCCCTGCAAGCCGACAAGCACCCAGTTCCCGACGACAAGGTCATGGGCGGCCCCTTTGGCGATAACCCGTCTCTGCTATACCTGTTAGCGGAAGCGGAATTGGTGCAAGACCATATCGATTTGGCCAACAAGTATGCTGAAGCCGCGTTGGCCCTATATCCCGAGTCGGACGATAGCCACGAGAATATTGCTAGATCGCTGCAAGACCGAGGCTGCTATCGCTGGGCCCGCCGAGAATACCAGCATGTCATCGAAAACAATGACATCGATGATCGTTTCGGAGTTATCGCCCGGTTGCAGTACGCCGAAATGGAGCATGATCACGGCGACTCGAAGCTTGCCATGGAGATCATGTGGCCCTGGGTGGAAGTCGCCGAAAAGAAAAAAACATCCAATCGTGATCCCTTTGGTGGACGAGATGTAGAGACGATTACCGACGGCGCGTTGGCTCGCGTTTACCTGTTTCGGGCCATCTACCGAGAGCAGCAAGGCAAATTCAAAGAGGCCCAGGCCGATCTGCTGACAGCCTTGAAGCACGACGAAGACGAAGCCGACGTGTTGATCGCTGCCTATCGTCTGGGCAAAAAAGATGAGATGTGGCAGACCAAAGCCAAAGAGCATATCGACCACACCCTTGCCTTTTACAAGCCATACATCGACCGCTTTCAAGAGCAGTACGAGTTCTTCAAGAAGAATCGTCGTGGCGACGACGTGATGGGTGCCCAATCGAGCCAGATGGCACGTTACTGCAATCAGTATGCCTGGCTGGTCGGCAACACCTATGGCGATTTTGATCATGCGATCGCAGCCAGCCAACTTTCGCTCGCTCTTCAGCCCGGCAACGGAGCCTACCTCGACACACTCGCTCACTGCTACGAGGCCAAAGAGGATTGGGAACAAGCAATGCGCACCCAACGCCAAGCCGTCCAGCTGATGCCGCACTCTGGCATGGTGCGTCTGAAGTACTTTGAACTGGTCGATCAGTGCAAAAAACACAAGATTGAAGTCCATCCGCTGGAACTTCCGGCGAGCCCTGACACTCATTTCCCTGATTTTGTGGAAGACGGGAAGCAGTGAGTTCCTCGTTAGTAACGCCCCTGCCTGCAGAACCGCTGCGGCAGAAGTCGTTGTTTCATGTATTGATGCTGGCTGTTGCTGTGCCGGCGCTGATCCTCTCGTTTGTCTTGTATAACGAGGGGCCTGCCAACGTGATGATCCCTTGGCTTGAAATTCCTTTGCCACCAACTTGCGGCCTGCAAAAAACCTTCGGGCTCGATTGCCCTGGCTGCGGACTAACGCGCAGCTTCATTGCCTTGGCTCATGGCGATCTGACCGCCTCGCTGGCCTTTAACCCTGGCGGGATCTTAGTTTTCGGTTTGGTCCTGTTTCAAATTCCTTACCGTGTAGCGCAGCTGCTACGCATTCATTTCGGGCATCACACGTGGGATTTGACGACTGCTTCCCTTTGGTTTTGGTCCGTGATTGGTGTCGTGCTGCTGGTGCAGTGGGTCACGAGAATGGTCCTCTGACGTCCGCACGTCCTTCCGCTTCCTCGTTCGTTGAGACCAACTTCCGCCAACGCTAGTCTCAGCATTCGTGGGATCAAGTTTAGGCGACCTGGGCAGCCTTCGATAACCTTGAAAGAAAGCAACATGGATCACACGCTCGCCATTGGCGACACCCAGTTTTTTGTCCGTACCGCAGGATCAGGGAGTCCGCTTCTGCTGGTGCATGGGTTTCCTTTGGATCATCACATGTGGGATGCGATTCTCCCCACACTGGCCGAAAACCACTTTGTGATCGCGCCCGATCTGCGTGGCTTTGGCCAATCGGACGGCTATGTGGAAATCGCCCCGATGGAGATGTTCGCCGACGATTTAGTAGCCATTTTAAATACCCTCAAAATCACCGAGCCGGTCACTTATTGCGGGTTAAGTATGGGAGGCTACATCGGCTGGCAAATGTGGCGCAGGCATCCAGAACGCCTGGCACGTTTGATTCAACTCGATACGCGGGCCGCCGCCGATAGCGAGATTCAGGCCCGTGCCCGTGGCGTGAACGCCCAGCAAACTCTAGCCAACGGCATGGGCGATGTTCCGGACAACATGTTGCCCAAGCTGCTGAGCGACGCGACCAGAACCGATCAGCCGAAAGTGGTCGCGTTGCTGCGAGAAATGATTTTACGGCAAGATCCTCGTGCCGCAGCCGCCGCCCAGCGAGGCATGGCCCAGCGACCTGACGTAACGAGCTGGCTCCCTGAGATTTCGCTTCCCACGTTGGTTGTTTGTGGCAGCGAAGATAGCATCAGCCCACCCGATGAAATGCAAGCGTTCGCCGCCCAGATTCCCACCGCACAATTCGTCGAAATCCCCCACGCGGGACATCTGGCCCCCCTAGAAAATCCCACCGCCACCAGCACAGCGATTGCTTCTTTTTGCCGTGATGCTGGCTAAAACCAGTCCCGTAAAACGTAGGTCAGACACATTTTTTCTGCCTACGCTTCTCACTACGCCCCCGTTTTTAACCGGGCAGGCGGAAGTAGGTTTCGGTTTTTACGATAGCGTTGTCGTCGGGGAAGGTATGGAACGCTTGAATAAAGACACTGCGGTTGCGAGTTTCGGCGTTCATGTAGCTGACGGCGCCCATGTTCATGCGCCCGCTAGAATCGAATTCATGCACCAAGCCAACCTTGCGATCGTCGTTGCAAAGCTCGCGCTGGCACATCCGGAACAGCTTGTTCGAGACCGCCTCTAGCTGAAAGGTCGTCTGATAGCGAATGCCGCCGTGGCATTCAAACTGATCGCAGCGTCGTCCTTTGATCTGATAGGCCATGATGCGTCGCTTAGTCGGCAGCGACTGATGGGCCGACGTGCAGACCTCTGTCAACGTGAGCCCCTCGTGCCGCCACGTCAGCACGTGGCCGCAGTTGGTGATATCCATCTTCAGAGTATACCCTCCCCGCTCGACTGTTCGCGATTGAAAGGTATCGAACAGCTCTGGGTGCAGCGGCCTTGTGTAAAGCTGAAAGGCCAGCTCGGCAACTCTTGGACGAATGGATAGCAACGAGAACTCCTTCTAAAAACAAGTCGATCGAGATCCTCCTGATCTCGACGGTCGTTAGCCAGCGCTGCGGGAGGGGAACCCCCTTAAGTTTACTTCGCTTGGCCGACCTTGATTATAAACGGGTCGCAAATTCCCGAGGAATACTGTTTTTCGCGATGCCCGAAATTGATTATTTACCGCACGTTTTTTTTCGCAAGGACTTGACTTTACACAATCGGCTGGCGCCCCAGGCCAAGTCTTCGCAAAACGGGGATCCCAGTTTGCGCGATTCTTGCCCCTAGGGAAATGTCAAGTTTTTTGCGGCCCGGATCGATGCCAGCTTGCTATCGGAACAACGTTTTTCAACTTAGAATAAAGGTTTCGTCGTTTTCCCAGATTTTAGTGTGCCGCCCCTCATCTGACGCGGCTCTCCGCGCCCCGGGCAGCGAACAGCATTGGGCTTGGCACACAACCTAACGCGGCTCTTCGATTCAACTATGACCGTATCTGATTTCACGAAGCTTGCCGAGAACTCTTCCGCAGCAAGCGAGTGGCTAGCTCATCTAAAAATTGTCGACACGGCGCGCGGCCGTGAAAACTTGAACAGTTTCGCCCGCTTGAACTTGCCGCATGATTTGCAATCGTTCCTGTGCGGCAAACTGGCCGAGGCGTTGCCTAGCTGCAGCGACCCGGACATGGCATTGAACAATCTCGAGCGTCTGTTCTCTCGCAGTCGCAGCCCCTTGAGCCTGGCCGCGATGTTTGAACGCGATGCCACTTCGCTCAATACGCTCGTTCGCATCTTCTGTACAAGCCAAAGCCTCAGCGATCAAATCATCACCGATCCTGAAAGCTTCGAGCTGGTCCGCATCACCGACGGACAACCGGCCGCGCGGCAGTACCTGGTCGACGAAATTGTCGCCGAGGTAAAATTGCTGAACGAAGAACAAGCGATCATGAAGGCGCTGCGTCGCTACAAACGCCGTGAAACCTTGCGTATCGCGTATGGCGATTTAATCTGCAACCAAAGTATCGAAACGGTCACTCGCCAGATTTCGTTCCTGGCCGACGCGTTGATCGAAGCTGCCGTCCAGGCGGCGGGCAAACTGGTCTCTCTTCGCTTCGGCAAGCCAACCGGTCGCAATAGCCGCAACGGCCGCCCCCATCCACCTCGCTTTTCGGTTTTGGCATTGGGCAAGCTGGGCGGGTCTGAATTGAACTATTCGAGCGACATCGACCTGTTGTTCCTTTACGATGGCGATGGCAACACCGACGGCGAAAAGTCGATCACCAACAA comes from the Bremerella cremea genome and includes:
- a CDS encoding DUF2617 family protein translates to MLSIRPRVAELAFQLYTRPLHPELFDTFQSRTVERGGYTLKMDITNCGHVLTWRHEGLTLTEVCTSAHQSLPTKRRIMAYQIKGRRCDQFECHGGIRYQTTFQLEAVSNKLFRMCQRELCNDDRKVGLVHEFDSSGRMNMGAVSYMNAETRNRSVFIQAFHTFPDDNAIVKTETYFRLPG
- a CDS encoding tetratricopeptide repeat protein; translation: MPWNNRLCRVIAVVCLFLGSPLAFSLADAQSSKPDSQHIEALIQQLGNTNFLIRERAQTDLARMGVTAFDQLFGAMRDDDPEVALRAQYLIRSVEIEWPRPEFSEEVNAYLNRYGSLNLDDRRSRIGELGRIHSIDALSALCRISRYDMSEAISKEAALAAAIQFQGAEGEEKEKVVQIINERIGDSPRTGPSWLQIFRQSLDQPEEAIQKWQQQVENEIDLFTTRPTLTSQQTVLDLVRWQVDQLRSEGKQEQALDAMRNVIRISTKFTENELFNLTTWFLDRKGPEIVTELAALQADKHPVPDDKVMGGPFGDNPSLLYLLAEAELVQDHIDLANKYAEAALALYPESDDSHENIARSLQDRGCYRWARREYQHVIENNDIDDRFGVIARLQYAEMEHDHGDSKLAMEIMWPWVEVAEKKKTSNRDPFGGRDVETITDGALARVYLFRAIYREQQGKFKEAQADLLTALKHDEDEADVLIAAYRLGKKDEMWQTKAKEHIDHTLAFYKPYIDRFQEQYEFFKKNRRGDDVMGAQSSQMARYCNQYAWLVGNTYGDFDHAIAASQLSLALQPGNGAYLDTLAHCYEAKEDWEQAMRTQRQAVQLMPHSGMVRLKYFELVDQCKKHKIEVHPLELPASPDTHFPDFVEDGKQ
- a CDS encoding DUF2752 domain-containing protein, with the protein product MSSSLVTPLPAEPLRQKSLFHVLMLAVAVPALILSFVLYNEGPANVMIPWLEIPLPPTCGLQKTFGLDCPGCGLTRSFIALAHGDLTASLAFNPGGILVFGLVLFQIPYRVAQLLRIHFGHHTWDLTTASLWFWSVIGVVLLVQWVTRMVL
- a CDS encoding alpha/beta fold hydrolase is translated as MDHTLAIGDTQFFVRTAGSGSPLLLVHGFPLDHHMWDAILPTLAENHFVIAPDLRGFGQSDGYVEIAPMEMFADDLVAILNTLKITEPVTYCGLSMGGYIGWQMWRRHPERLARLIQLDTRAAADSEIQARARGVNAQQTLANGMGDVPDNMLPKLLSDATRTDQPKVVALLREMILRQDPRAAAAAQRGMAQRPDVTSWLPEISLPTLVVCGSEDSISPPDEMQAFAAQIPTAQFVEIPHAGHLAPLENPTATSTAIASFCRDAG